Proteins from a single region of Nodularia sp. LEGE 06071:
- a CDS encoding choice-of-anchor L family PEP-CTERM protein → MNSLTKFLSHSAFALVSLGIAAVPAHSLTINPANNANDLVNQILGDGIDVFNITYLGAPAASGLFTNGLSSGIGIDSGIILTTGQASLAVGPNGSASAGTPNGLPGDAQLNSLVSPFETEDATVLEFDFISGTGDLFFNYVFASEEYTEFVGSQFNDVFAFFLNGENIALIPGTNTPVSINNVNAGNPLTSTSAINPQFYVNNDLSGGTSPFNIEYDGFTTVLTAIATGLTPGSTNTIKLAIADVGDNILDSAVFIQSGSFSAAPVDPVDPVNPVDPVDPVDPVDPVQKSVPEPTTILGLLALGAFGASTKLKRKQQQKAVAQV, encoded by the coding sequence ATGAACTCATTGACCAAATTTTTGTCACACAGTGCATTCGCATTAGTAAGTTTAGGTATAGCCGCAGTTCCGGCTCACTCCCTTACCATCAATCCCGCTAACAACGCTAACGATTTAGTTAACCAAATTTTGGGTGATGGTATCGACGTTTTTAATATCACATACCTTGGCGCACCTGCTGCATCTGGTCTCTTCACCAATGGCTTGTCATCAGGGATTGGCATAGATTCGGGTATAATTTTGACTACTGGTCAAGCTAGTCTGGCAGTCGGACCTAATGGCTCTGCTAGCGCCGGAACTCCCAATGGTTTACCAGGAGATGCTCAGTTAAACAGCTTGGTTTCTCCTTTCGAGACGGAAGATGCCACTGTTCTGGAATTTGATTTTATCTCAGGAACAGGTGATCTCTTTTTCAACTACGTTTTTGCATCAGAAGAATACACCGAATTTGTCGGCAGTCAATTCAATGATGTATTTGCTTTCTTCTTGAATGGGGAAAATATTGCCTTAATCCCTGGAACTAACACCCCAGTTTCCATCAATAACGTTAATGCTGGTAATCCATTAACGAGTACTAGCGCTATTAATCCTCAGTTTTACGTTAATAACGACTTAAGTGGAGGTACAAGCCCTTTCAATATTGAATACGACGGCTTCACCACAGTCCTCACGGCTATAGCCACAGGATTAACTCCTGGCAGTACTAATACAATTAAATTAGCAATTGCAGATGTAGGTGATAATATCTTAGACTCTGCTGTGTTTATTCAATCTGGTAGTTTCTCCGCCGCTCCAGTTGATCCAGTTGATCCAGTTAATCCAGTTGATCCAGTCGATCCAGTTGATCCAGTCGATCCAGTACAAAAAAGTGTTCCTGAACCAACTACTATTTTGGGTCTGTTGGCATTAGGTGCGTTTGGTGCTAGTACCAAGTTGAAGCGTAAACAACAACAGAAAGCTGTTGCTCAAGTATAA
- the atpD gene encoding F0F1 ATP synthase subunit beta, whose product MVTTAEKTNIGYITQIIGPVVDVKFAGGKLPQIYNALTIKGTNEAGQEIKLTVEVQQLLGDNQVRTVSMSSTDGLVRGLEVVDTGAPISVPVGKVTLGRIFNVLGEPVDNQGPVNSTETLPIHRPSPKFTELETKPSVFETGIKVVDLLTPYRRGGKIGLFGGAGVGKTVIMMELINNIATQHGGVSVFAGVGERTREGNDLYNEMMESGVINKDNLNESKIALVYGQMNEPPGARMRVGLSGLTMAEYFRDVSKQDVLLFIDNIFRFVQAGSEVSALLGRMPSAVGYQPTLGTDVGALQERITSTTEGSITSIQAVYVPADDLTDPAPATTFAHLDGTTVLSRGLASKGIYPAVDPLDSTSTMLQPEIVGDDHYNTARAVQSTLQRYKELQDIIAILGLDELSEEDRLIVARARKVERFLSQPFFVAEVFTGSPGKYVKLEDTIKGFKMILSGELDALPEQAFYLVGDINEAIAKGEKLKG is encoded by the coding sequence ATGGTCACAACAGCAGAAAAAACAAACATTGGCTACATCACCCAAATCATTGGTCCAGTTGTAGACGTTAAATTTGCCGGTGGAAAACTACCACAAATTTACAACGCTTTGACGATCAAAGGCACCAACGAAGCTGGACAGGAAATCAAACTAACCGTTGAAGTGCAGCAGTTGCTGGGCGACAACCAAGTGCGGACTGTTTCCATGAGTTCCACTGACGGCTTAGTGCGTGGCCTGGAAGTTGTTGATACAGGCGCTCCCATCAGCGTCCCAGTTGGTAAAGTTACCTTGGGACGGATTTTTAACGTTCTAGGTGAACCGGTAGACAATCAAGGGCCTGTCAATTCAACGGAAACCTTACCCATTCACCGCCCTTCTCCCAAATTCACTGAACTGGAAACCAAACCTTCAGTGTTTGAAACTGGGATTAAAGTTGTTGACCTTCTGACCCCCTATCGACGTGGCGGTAAAATTGGTCTATTCGGCGGTGCTGGTGTTGGTAAAACCGTCATCATGATGGAATTGATTAACAACATCGCTACACAGCACGGTGGCGTGTCTGTGTTTGCTGGCGTGGGTGAGCGCACTCGTGAGGGTAATGACCTCTACAACGAAATGATGGAATCTGGGGTAATCAACAAAGATAACCTCAACGAATCCAAGATTGCCCTCGTATATGGTCAAATGAACGAACCACCCGGAGCGAGAATGCGGGTTGGTCTGTCAGGCTTGACTATGGCTGAGTATTTCCGTGATGTGAGTAAGCAGGACGTACTTCTGTTTATCGACAACATCTTCCGGTTTGTACAAGCAGGTTCTGAAGTATCGGCGCTGTTAGGTCGGATGCCTTCAGCGGTAGGATACCAGCCTACACTAGGAACCGACGTGGGTGCGTTACAAGAACGGATTACCTCTACGACCGAGGGTTCCATTACCTCGATTCAAGCGGTATACGTACCTGCGGATGACTTAACTGACCCCGCACCTGCAACCACCTTTGCTCACTTGGATGGAACTACCGTATTATCTCGTGGTTTGGCTTCTAAGGGAATTTATCCCGCAGTTGACCCCCTAGATTCCACCTCCACCATGTTGCAGCCGGAAATTGTTGGTGATGATCACTACAATACTGCCCGTGCTGTACAGTCAACTTTACAACGTTATAAAGAACTTCAAGACATTATCGCCATTCTTGGTCTAGATGAATTGTCTGAAGAAGACCGTCTGATCGTAGCACGGGCGCGGAAGGTAGAGCGCTTCTTGTCTCAGCCATTCTTCGTAGCAGAAGTATTTACTGGTTCTCCTGGTAAGTATGTGAAGTTGGAAGACACCATCAAGGGCTTCAAAATGATTTTGTCTGGTGAATTGGATGCTTTACCAGAGCAAGCTTTTTACTTGGTGGGCGACATTAACGAAGCGATCGCTAAAGGCGAAAAGCTCAAGGGTTAG
- the atpC gene encoding ATP synthase F1 subunit epsilon: MTLTVRVVSPDKTVWDAAAEEVVLPSTTGQLGILSGHAPMLTALDTGVMRVRASKNEDWQAIALWGGFAEVEEDEVTILVNGAERGDTIKLEDARAAYTQAQTRLNQVPAGEKQAQIQATQAFKRARARFQAAGGSV, translated from the coding sequence ATGACTCTAACCGTTCGTGTAGTTTCCCCAGACAAAACAGTATGGGATGCCGCAGCTGAGGAAGTAGTTCTACCCAGCACTACAGGTCAGTTAGGTATCCTCAGTGGACACGCACCGATGTTGACTGCTTTAGATACAGGTGTGATGCGCGTCCGTGCTAGCAAAAACGAAGATTGGCAAGCGATCGCTTTATGGGGTGGCTTTGCCGAAGTCGAAGAAGATGAAGTGACAATTTTGGTGAATGGTGCTGAACGTGGCGACACTATTAAACTTGAAGATGCTCGTGCTGCTTACACCCAAGCACAAACACGGCTAAATCAAGTGCCAGCCGGAGAAAAGCAAGCCCAAATTCAGGCTACCCAAGCCTTCAAACGCGCCCGCGCTCGCTTCCAAGCGGCTGGTGGTTCGGTCTAA
- a CDS encoding acetate kinase — protein MKVLVLNAGSSSQKSCLYEIADNRLPTVAPQPLWSGKVNWTQDRGVAEIEVKTATGETLQESIYGDSRRAHVAYMLYTLSRGATKVIDHLSEIDVVGHRVVHGGQEYRKSVVITEEVKQTISRLSSLAPAHNPAALEGIEAIEQSLGDVTQVAVFDTGFHATLPDAAAIYPGPYEWVEQGIRRYGFHGISHQYCSGRAAQILNQDLASLRLITCHLGNGCSLAAIKNGRSIDTTMGFTPLDGLMMGSRSGSVDPGILIYLLRQSNYSAERLDYVLNKGSGLRGISGVSSDLPQVIAAIAEGNYRAQLAWDMYVHHLRSGIGSMLASLGGLDALVFTAGIGEKSPGIRQAACEAFGFLGLKIDPAKNQQQPIDQDIATANSSVRVLVIRTQEDWAIAQKSWQLMQKQ, from the coding sequence ATGAAAGTATTAGTTTTAAATGCTGGCTCTAGTAGCCAAAAAAGTTGTCTGTATGAAATTGCAGATAATCGTTTACCCACAGTCGCACCGCAGCCTCTGTGGTCAGGAAAAGTGAACTGGACCCAAGACCGGGGTGTGGCAGAAATTGAAGTGAAAACAGCTACGGGTGAAACGCTGCAAGAATCAATCTATGGCGATTCGCGACGCGCACACGTCGCTTATATGCTTTATACTCTCAGTCGCGGTGCGACCAAAGTCATCGATCATCTCTCAGAAATTGATGTAGTGGGACATCGTGTCGTACATGGTGGTCAGGAATACAGAAAAAGTGTGGTGATTACAGAAGAAGTGAAACAGACAATCTCCCGATTATCTAGTTTAGCTCCAGCACATAATCCAGCCGCTTTAGAAGGGATAGAAGCCATTGAGCAAAGCTTGGGAGATGTCACCCAAGTAGCAGTATTTGATACCGGATTTCATGCCACTCTCCCTGATGCCGCAGCCATCTATCCTGGTCCCTATGAGTGGGTAGAGCAAGGTATTCGCCGCTACGGTTTTCATGGTATTAGTCATCAATATTGCTCAGGTCGTGCGGCTCAAATCCTCAACCAAGATTTAGCATCCCTGCGCTTAATTACCTGTCATTTGGGGAATGGTTGCTCTTTGGCGGCGATTAAAAATGGCCGCAGTATTGATACTACTATGGGATTTACTCCCCTGGATGGGTTAATGATGGGTAGTCGTTCCGGTTCAGTTGATCCAGGGATTTTGATTTATTTGTTGCGGCAATCGAATTACTCTGCGGAAAGGCTAGACTATGTATTAAATAAAGGTTCTGGCTTACGAGGAATTTCGGGTGTATCCAGCGACTTACCCCAGGTAATCGCCGCGATCGCGGAAGGGAATTACCGCGCTCAACTCGCTTGGGATATGTATGTGCATCACTTACGGTCTGGTATTGGTTCGATGCTGGCCAGTTTAGGGGGATTAGATGCTTTAGTATTCACCGCAGGTATAGGTGAAAAATCTCCAGGAATTCGCCAAGCAGCCTGTGAAGCCTTTGGATTTTTGGGCTTAAAAATTGACCCAGCGAAAAATCAGCAACAGCCCATTGATCAAGATATAGCCACAGCTAACTCATCTGTGCGGGTATTAGTCATCCGGACTCAAGAAGACTGGGCGATCGCGCAAAAATCTTGGCAACTCATGCAGAAACAATAG
- a CDS encoding transaldolase: MSKTLLEQLRQMTVVVADTGDIKAIEKFTPQDATTNPSLITAAAQMPEYQEIVDQTLLQAKKDAGAAASQADIVTLAFDRLAVAFGLKILQIIPGRVSTEVDARLSFDTEATVTKGRELIAQYKAAGVDRDRVLIKIATTWEGIRAAEILEKEGIHCNLTLLFGLHQAIACAEAGVTLISPFVGRILDWYKKDTGRDSYPAAEDPGVLSVTTVYNYYKKFGYKTEVMGASFRNIGEITELAGCDLLTISPGLLAELHATIGELPRKLDPAKVANMEIKKISVDKATYDKMHAADRMASDKLAEGIDGFTKALVALEKLLAERLASLEGEVIASR, translated from the coding sequence ATGTCTAAAACTTTACTAGAACAATTACGCCAAATGACCGTTGTGGTGGCGGATACAGGGGATATCAAGGCTATTGAGAAGTTTACACCCCAAGATGCTACTACTAATCCTTCTCTGATTACGGCGGCGGCACAGATGCCGGAATATCAGGAAATTGTTGATCAAACTTTACTCCAAGCGAAGAAAGATGCCGGTGCTGCTGCTAGCCAAGCAGATATCGTGACTTTGGCTTTTGACCGTTTAGCAGTGGCTTTCGGTTTGAAGATTTTACAAATTATTCCTGGTCGTGTTTCTACAGAAGTAGATGCTCGCTTGTCTTTTGATACTGAAGCTACTGTTACCAAAGGCAGAGAATTGATTGCTCAGTACAAGGCGGCTGGTGTCGATCGCGATCGCGTCCTCATCAAAATTGCCACCACTTGGGAAGGCATTCGCGCTGCGGAAATTCTTGAGAAAGAAGGTATTCATTGTAACTTAACATTGTTGTTTGGTCTTCACCAAGCGATCGCCTGTGCAGAAGCCGGCGTAACCTTAATTTCTCCCTTCGTGGGCCGAATTCTCGACTGGTACAAGAAAGATACTGGACGCGATAGCTATCCCGCCGCCGAAGATCCAGGTGTACTGTCAGTCACCACAGTCTACAACTATTACAAAAAATTCGGCTATAAAACCGAAGTTATGGGAGCCAGCTTCCGCAACATTGGCGAAATTACCGAATTGGCGGGTTGTGACCTGCTGACCATTTCGCCGGGACTGTTAGCAGAATTGCACGCAACTATTGGAGAACTGCCACGCAAACTTGATCCTGCTAAAGTAGCAAACATGGAAATCAAAAAGATATCCGTTGATAAAGCTACCTATGACAAGATGCACGCTGCTGACCGCATGGCATCTGACAAACTAGCAGAGGGTATCGATGGCTTTACCAAAGCCCTAGTTGCTTTAGAAAAACTATTAGCAGAGCGACTAGCTAGCCTTGAGGGAGAAGTGATAGCCAGCCGTTAA
- the gap gene encoding type I glyceraldehyde-3-phosphate dehydrogenase — protein sequence MTKLKVGINGFGRIGRLVLRAGINNPNIEFVGINDLVPPDNLAYLFKYDSTHGQLKSNVEAKADGILIDGHFIPCMSVRNPAELPWGKLGADYVVESTGLFTDYDGAAKHLQAGARRVIISAPTKEPDRVQTLLMGVNHHLFDPAKDVIVSNASCTTNCLAPIAKVINDNFGLTEGLMTTVHAMTATQPTVDGPSKKDWRGGRGAAQNIIPSSTGAAKAVALVLPELKGKLTGMAFRVPTPDVSVVDLTFKTAKATSYQDICAAMKQAAEGSLAGILGYTDEAVVSTDFQGDTHSSIFDAGAGIELNANFFKVVAWYDNEWGYSNRVLDLMLSMSAKE from the coding sequence TTGACTAAACTAAAAGTTGGTATCAATGGCTTCGGTCGAATTGGGCGACTTGTGCTACGCGCTGGCATCAATAACCCCAATATCGAGTTTGTGGGGATTAATGACCTCGTACCACCAGATAACCTAGCTTATCTATTTAAGTACGATTCTACACACGGTCAGTTGAAAAGTAACGTTGAAGCTAAGGCTGATGGTATCCTCATTGATGGGCATTTTATCCCTTGTATGTCGGTGAGGAATCCGGCTGAGTTACCTTGGGGCAAATTAGGTGCAGATTATGTTGTCGAATCTACTGGATTATTCACAGATTATGATGGGGCGGCAAAACACCTGCAAGCTGGTGCAAGGCGAGTCATAATTTCTGCTCCCACCAAAGAGCCAGATAGAGTACAAACGCTGTTAATGGGTGTAAATCATCACCTATTTGACCCAGCCAAAGATGTGATTGTCTCTAATGCTAGTTGTACCACAAACTGTCTAGCACCCATCGCGAAGGTGATTAATGATAACTTCGGACTGACCGAAGGGTTGATGACTACGGTTCACGCCATGACGGCGACTCAGCCAACTGTAGATGGCCCCAGCAAGAAAGACTGGCGGGGTGGACGAGGTGCAGCCCAAAATATTATTCCTTCTTCTACGGGTGCAGCAAAAGCGGTAGCATTAGTTTTGCCAGAATTAAAAGGTAAGTTAACAGGTATGGCTTTCCGGGTTCCTACTCCCGACGTTTCTGTGGTTGATTTAACTTTTAAAACTGCTAAGGCTACCAGTTACCAAGACATTTGCGCGGCGATGAAGCAAGCTGCTGAAGGTTCACTGGCGGGGATATTAGGCTATACAGACGAAGCAGTTGTTTCTACTGATTTTCAGGGTGATACTCATTCGAGTATTTTCGATGCAGGTGCTGGTATTGAGTTGAATGCCAATTTCTTTAAGGTGGTGGCTTGGTATGACAACGAGTGGGGCTACTCAAATCGGGTGCTTGATTTAATGTTGTCGATGTCAGCAAAAGAATAA
- a CDS encoding alpha/beta fold hydrolase: MSDLFDVLWLNASPTLKRFDQPLLQHLSGYMRIAQWEYQQSRDEASSIDQAVLLLHDFLDSYPDAVHLGGHGISGAIALTYARRYPEKVRSLTLLAVGSQPANTWHAHYYFQRQLFSISREQVLANSVRSLFGKQPCHTAKKLMTALDKDLERSPSPHSLFKLVYLPKGGVSMPMLVCGSKTDSVVNPPALDDWRNWFKPEDRLWRSSQGYHFFHYFHPQEVGEQILNFWGCYKRRSSLAISAQPSTASIHQ; this comes from the coding sequence ATGTCTGATTTATTCGATGTTCTTTGGTTAAATGCTAGTCCCACTTTGAAGCGTTTTGATCAACCATTGCTGCAACACTTATCTGGGTATATGCGTATCGCTCAGTGGGAATATCAACAATCAAGGGATGAAGCTAGTTCTATAGACCAAGCTGTGCTGTTGCTGCATGATTTTTTAGATTCTTACCCGGATGCGGTGCATTTAGGTGGTCATGGGATTAGTGGTGCGATCGCATTAACTTATGCTAGACGTTATCCTGAAAAAGTGCGATCGCTGACTCTCTTAGCTGTAGGATCTCAACCCGCTAATACTTGGCACGCTCATTATTATTTTCAACGCCAACTTTTCTCAATTAGCCGTGAGCAAGTTCTCGCCAACAGTGTTCGCAGTCTCTTTGGTAAACAACCATGTCATACGGCTAAGAAGTTAATGACGGCTTTAGATAAAGATTTAGAGCGATCGCCTTCACCCCATTCTCTGTTTAAGTTGGTCTATTTACCCAAGGGAGGTGTTTCTATGCCGATGCTGGTCTGCGGTAGCAAAACTGATTCGGTAGTCAATCCACCTGCATTAGATGACTGGCGCAATTGGTTCAAGCCCGAAGATAGACTCTGGCGATCTTCCCAAGGATATCATTTCTTTCACTACTTTCACCCTCAAGAAGTTGGTGAGCAAATTTTAAATTTTTGGGGCTGTTACAAGAGGCGATCATCGCTCGCAATATCTGCACAACCTTCCACCGCTTCCATACATCAATGA
- the fldA gene encoding flavodoxin FldA, translating to MSKKIGLFYGTQTGKTESAAEMIRDAFGGDVVTLHDMSQAEVADFDEYECLIMGCPTWNIGELQSDWEGVYPDLDDVDFNGKTVAYFGTGDQLGYGDNFQDAIGILEEKISQQGGKTVGYWPIEGYDFSDSKAVRNGKFCGLALDDDNQSDLTDERIKAWVAQLKTEFGL from the coding sequence ATGTCGAAGAAAATTGGGCTGTTCTACGGTACTCAAACTGGCAAGACTGAATCTGCTGCGGAAATGATTCGGGATGCTTTTGGTGGTGATGTGGTGACACTACACGATATGTCTCAGGCTGAGGTTGCTGATTTTGATGAGTATGAATGTCTGATTATGGGTTGCCCAACTTGGAATATTGGTGAACTGCAAAGCGATTGGGAAGGTGTTTATCCTGACCTAGACGATGTTGATTTTAACGGTAAGACGGTGGCCTATTTCGGTACGGGAGACCAACTTGGCTATGGTGATAATTTTCAGGATGCTATCGGGATTTTGGAAGAAAAGATTTCCCAACAGGGTGGTAAAACTGTGGGCTACTGGCCAATTGAGGGTTATGACTTTAGCGATTCTAAAGCTGTGCGGAATGGTAAGTTTTGTGGTCTAGCCCTTGATGATGATAATCAATCTGACCTGACAGATGAGCGGATTAAGGCTTGGGTTGCACAGTTGAAAACAGAATTTGGTTTGTAG
- a CDS encoding chlorophyll a/b binding light-harvesting protein has protein sequence MTTATITQPKSGWWAGNSRFIDMSGKLLGAHVAHAGLIVLWAGAITLFEITKYDISRPMYEQGLILLPHLATLGFGVGDRGQIIDTYPYFVIGVLHLISSAVLGAGGIYHALLGPEVLPENRTFSGFFGYDWEDEDKMTTIIGIHLLLLGVGAWLLVAKALFWGGIYDPEVASVRVITEPTLNPGRIFGYLFGLFGSQGMAAVNNLEDVIGGHIWVGILCIAGGFWHIFTKPFSWAKQVLFWSGEAYLCYSLGALAYMGFFAAYFVTVNDTVYPTVFYGSLGWTTTASGVVTVRTWLATSHLALAIVFLVGHIWHALRVRVIAAGLNFEQGVVNYAGMPEMGNFDTPVNASDITLNFLKYLPIYRPGLSPFSRGLEIGMAHGYFLLGPFVKLGPLRNSELASQAGLLATIGLLLILSICLWLYGTTSFQEGKPASGELPENMKTGKSWSEFNAGWTVGSCGGALFAFLVLANSSLFF, from the coding sequence ATGACAACTGCAACCATAACTCAGCCAAAATCTGGTTGGTGGGCAGGTAATTCCCGATTTATTGATATGTCGGGTAAGCTGTTGGGCGCTCATGTTGCTCATGCAGGTTTGATTGTCCTTTGGGCTGGGGCAATAACTTTGTTTGAAATCACCAAATACGATATTTCCCGACCAATGTATGAGCAGGGGTTAATCCTTTTGCCTCATTTGGCTACTTTGGGTTTTGGTGTTGGCGATCGCGGACAAATTATTGATACCTATCCTTATTTTGTCATTGGTGTTTTACATCTAATCAGTTCCGCCGTACTGGGTGCTGGGGGTATTTATCATGCTCTGTTGGGGCCGGAAGTTTTACCGGAAAATAGAACCTTTTCTGGCTTCTTTGGCTACGACTGGGAAGATGAAGACAAAATGACCACAATTATCGGCATTCATCTCCTGTTATTGGGTGTTGGCGCTTGGTTATTGGTGGCGAAGGCGTTGTTTTGGGGTGGTATTTATGACCCAGAAGTAGCATCTGTAAGAGTAATTACAGAACCAACTCTTAATCCTGGTCGGATTTTTGGCTATCTCTTTGGTTTGTTTGGTAGTCAGGGGATGGCGGCTGTAAATAACCTAGAAGATGTGATTGGTGGACATATCTGGGTGGGGATACTCTGCATTGCTGGCGGATTTTGGCATATCTTCACCAAGCCTTTTAGTTGGGCTAAACAAGTATTGTTCTGGTCTGGTGAGGCTTACTTGTGCTACAGTTTGGGCGCTCTAGCCTATATGGGATTTTTTGCCGCCTACTTTGTAACTGTGAATGACACAGTTTATCCCACAGTGTTCTATGGTTCTTTGGGATGGACTACAACTGCATCGGGAGTTGTGACAGTTCGCACTTGGTTAGCAACTAGCCACTTGGCTTTGGCAATTGTATTTTTAGTTGGTCATATCTGGCACGCTTTGAGAGTCCGTGTGATAGCGGCGGGATTGAATTTTGAGCAGGGAGTTGTCAACTATGCTGGTATGCCAGAAATGGGCAATTTCGATACTCCTGTGAATGCTTCTGATATCACGCTGAATTTTTTGAAGTATCTGCCGATTTACCGTCCAGGTCTGTCGCCTTTTTCACGAGGTCTGGAAATTGGGATGGCACATGGTTACTTTCTGCTTGGCCCTTTTGTCAAACTTGGCCCTCTGCGGAATAGTGAGTTGGCAAGTCAAGCAGGTTTACTAGCCACCATTGGTCTGTTATTGATTTTGTCTATTTGTTTGTGGCTGTATGGCACCACATCGTTTCAAGAAGGTAAACCTGCTTCGGGAGAGTTACCAGAAAACATGAAAACGGGTAAGTCTTGGAGTGAGTTTAATGCTGGGTGGACTGTAGGCAGTTGTGGTGGTGCTTTGTTTGCTTTCTTGGTGTTAGCTAATAGCAGTTTGTTTTTCTAA